One region of Labrus mixtus chromosome 1, fLabMix1.1, whole genome shotgun sequence genomic DNA includes:
- the LOC132979231 gene encoding gastrula zinc finger protein XlCGF57.1-like isoform X3, translating to MPDCLTNVQQLLVSKEELPPEQQEWSHILDQEDTKPQHIKEEHEELWISQEEEQLQGLEEADTTKFPFTPVSVKSEDDEEKPQSSQLHQRQTEQMETGAEPERDSDPERRLQPETEVETEDSYEPETDDSDDWQETREDLSELNLKIKKLKTGKRPHRCLECGKIFNHKGHLTRHMSVHTGEKAFSCSVCSKSFTLRGNLTKHMMIHTGEKAFSCSVCSKSFTHRQSLTRHMLVHTGEKPFSCSVCSKGFTQRGSLTTHMLFHTGEKPFSCSVCSKSFTRRGSLTTHMLVHTGEKPFSCSVCSKSFTQREHLTTHLLVHTGEKPFRCSICNKNFTLRVHLTRHMLVHTGEKPFSCSVCSKSFTQRGSLTKHMLVHTGEKAFSCSVCSKSFTRRVHLTRHMLVHTGEKAFSCSVCSKSFTRRVHLTRHMLVHTGEKAFSCSVCSKSFSLRQHLTYHMLVHTGEKPFSCSECGKRFGSKRYLTRHMMIHTDDLLKLFAVKVLPKEEI from the exons atgccagactgtttgacaa atgtccagcagctgttggtgagtaaagaagagcttccacctgagcagcaggagtggagccacattctggaccaggaggacactaagccccaacacattaaagaagaacatgaggaactgtggatcagtcaggaggaagaacagcttcaaggactggaggaggctgataccaccaagttccccttcactcctgtttctgtgaagagtgaagatgatgaagagaaacctcagtcctcacagcttcatcagagacaaactgaacagatggaaacaggagcagaaccagagagagactcagatccagagagacgtttacaaccagagactgaggtcgagactgaagactcttatgaacctgagactgatgacagtgatgattggcaagagacaagagaagatctGTCAGAATTAAACCTGAAAATTAAGAAACTAAAGACTGGTAAGAGACCACACAGGTGCTTGGAGTGTGGTAAAATATTTAACCATAAAGGCCACCTGACCAGACACATGTCAGTTCACACCGGAGagaaagccttcagctgctctgtttgcagtaaaagctttaccctaAGAGGAAATCTAACcaaacacatgatgattcacacaggagagaaagccttcagctgctctgtttgcagtaaaagctttactcATAGACAAagtctgaccagacacatgttagttcatactggagagaaacccttcagctgctctgtttgcagtaaaggttttacccaaagaggaagtctgaccacacacatgttatttcatacaggagagaaacccttcagctgctctgtttgcagtaaaagctttacccgaaGAGgaagtctgaccacacacatgttagttcatacaggagagaaacccttcagctgctctgtttgcagtaaaagctttacccaaagagaacatctgaccacacacttgttagttcatacaggagagaaacctttTAGATGCTCTATTTGCAATAAAAACTTTACCCTAAGAGTAcatctgaccagacacatgttagttcatacaggagagaaacccttcagctgctctgtttgcagtaaaagctttacccaaagAGGAAGTCTAACcaaacacatgttagttcatacaggagagaaagctttcagctgctctgtttgcagtaaaagctttacccgaaGAGTAcatctgaccagacacatgttagttcatacaggagagaaagctttcagctgctctgtttgcagtaaaagctttacccgaaGAGTAcatctgaccagacacatgttagttcatacaggagagaaagctttcagctgctctgtttgcagtaaaagcttttcACTGAGACAACATCTGACGTatcacatgttagttcatacaggagagaaacccttcagctgctctgagtgtggtaaaaggtttGGTTCTAAGAGAtatctgaccagacacatgatgattcacacagatgaccttctgaagttgtttgcagtaaaagttttaccAAAAGAGGAaatctga
- the LOC132979231 gene encoding gastrula zinc finger protein XlCGF57.1-like isoform X1, with the protein MKTNKKLSSARSSSEIYGHDDAKMEVSTESSKRKEPFSPAKNPPATKKKDTGSEEDVQQLLVSKEELPPEQQEWSHILDQEDTKPQHIKEEHEELWISQEEEQLQGLEEADTTKFPFTPVSVKSEDDEEKPQSSQLHQRQTEQMETGAEPERDSDPERRLQPETEVETEDSYEPETDDSDDWQETREDLSELNLKIKKLKTGKRPHRCLECGKIFNHKGHLTRHMSVHTGEKAFSCSVCSKSFTLRGNLTKHMMIHTGEKAFSCSVCSKSFTHRQSLTRHMLVHTGEKPFSCSVCSKGFTQRGSLTTHMLFHTGEKPFSCSVCSKSFTRRGSLTTHMLVHTGEKPFSCSVCSKSFTQREHLTTHLLVHTGEKPFRCSICNKNFTLRVHLTRHMLVHTGEKPFSCSVCSKSFTQRGSLTKHMLVHTGEKAFSCSVCSKSFTRRVHLTRHMLVHTGEKAFSCSVCSKSFTRRVHLTRHMLVHTGEKAFSCSVCSKSFSLRQHLTYHMLVHTGEKPFSCSECGKRFGSKRYLTRHMMIHTDDLLKLFAVKVLPKEEI; encoded by the exons ATGAAGACGAACAAGAAGCTCTCTTCAGCCCGCAGTAGCTCGGAGATTTACGGTCATGATGATGCTAAGATGGAGGTCTCTACCGAGAGCTCCAAAAGAAAAGAGCCTTTCTCTCCAGCGAAGAACCCACCAGCAActaaaaagaaggacactggGTCAGAGGAAG atgtccagcagctgttggtgagtaaagaagagcttccacctgagcagcaggagtggagccacattctggaccaggaggacactaagccccaacacattaaagaagaacatgaggaactgtggatcagtcaggaggaagaacagcttcaaggactggaggaggctgataccaccaagttccccttcactcctgtttctgtgaagagtgaagatgatgaagagaaacctcagtcctcacagcttcatcagagacaaactgaacagatggaaacaggagcagaaccagagagagactcagatccagagagacgtttacaaccagagactgaggtcgagactgaagactcttatgaacctgagactgatgacagtgatgattggcaagagacaagagaagatctGTCAGAATTAAACCTGAAAATTAAGAAACTAAAGACTGGTAAGAGACCACACAGGTGCTTGGAGTGTGGTAAAATATTTAACCATAAAGGCCACCTGACCAGACACATGTCAGTTCACACCGGAGagaaagccttcagctgctctgtttgcagtaaaagctttaccctaAGAGGAAATCTAACcaaacacatgatgattcacacaggagagaaagccttcagctgctctgtttgcagtaaaagctttactcATAGACAAagtctgaccagacacatgttagttcatactggagagaaacccttcagctgctctgtttgcagtaaaggttttacccaaagaggaagtctgaccacacacatgttatttcatacaggagagaaacccttcagctgctctgtttgcagtaaaagctttacccgaaGAGgaagtctgaccacacacatgttagttcatacaggagagaaacccttcagctgctctgtttgcagtaaaagctttacccaaagagaacatctgaccacacacttgttagttcatacaggagagaaacctttTAGATGCTCTATTTGCAATAAAAACTTTACCCTAAGAGTAcatctgaccagacacatgttagttcatacaggagagaaacccttcagctgctctgtttgcagtaaaagctttacccaaagAGGAAGTCTAACcaaacacatgttagttcatacaggagagaaagctttcagctgctctgtttgcagtaaaagctttacccgaaGAGTAcatctgaccagacacatgttagttcatacaggagagaaagctttcagctgctctgtttgcagtaaaagctttacccgaaGAGTAcatctgaccagacacatgttagttcatacaggagagaaagctttcagctgctctgtttgcagtaaaagcttttcACTGAGACAACATCTGACGTatcacatgttagttcatacaggagagaaacccttcagctgctctgagtgtggtaaaaggtttGGTTCTAAGAGAtatctgaccagacacatgatgattcacacagatgaccttctgaagttgtttgcagtaaaagttttaccAAAAGAGGAaatctga
- the LOC132979231 gene encoding gastrula zinc finger protein XlCGF57.1-like isoform X2 — MPSDSDPSTTPDNMEDSSPERFLSSLHGVLLFNVQQLLVSKEELPPEQQEWSHILDQEDTKPQHIKEEHEELWISQEEEQLQGLEEADTTKFPFTPVSVKSEDDEEKPQSSQLHQRQTEQMETGAEPERDSDPERRLQPETEVETEDSYEPETDDSDDWQETREDLSELNLKIKKLKTGKRPHRCLECGKIFNHKGHLTRHMSVHTGEKAFSCSVCSKSFTLRGNLTKHMMIHTGEKAFSCSVCSKSFTHRQSLTRHMLVHTGEKPFSCSVCSKGFTQRGSLTTHMLFHTGEKPFSCSVCSKSFTRRGSLTTHMLVHTGEKPFSCSVCSKSFTQREHLTTHLLVHTGEKPFRCSICNKNFTLRVHLTRHMLVHTGEKPFSCSVCSKSFTQRGSLTKHMLVHTGEKAFSCSVCSKSFTRRVHLTRHMLVHTGEKAFSCSVCSKSFTRRVHLTRHMLVHTGEKAFSCSVCSKSFSLRQHLTYHMLVHTGEKPFSCSECGKRFGSKRYLTRHMMIHTDDLLKLFAVKVLPKEEI, encoded by the exons atgccctcagattcagatccatcaacaacccctgacaacatggaggactcgtcccctgagcgtttcctgtcctctctccatggagttcttctcttca atgtccagcagctgttggtgagtaaagaagagcttccacctgagcagcaggagtggagccacattctggaccaggaggacactaagccccaacacattaaagaagaacatgaggaactgtggatcagtcaggaggaagaacagcttcaaggactggaggaggctgataccaccaagttccccttcactcctgtttctgtgaagagtgaagatgatgaagagaaacctcagtcctcacagcttcatcagagacaaactgaacagatggaaacaggagcagaaccagagagagactcagatccagagagacgtttacaaccagagactgaggtcgagactgaagactcttatgaacctgagactgatgacagtgatgattggcaagagacaagagaagatctGTCAGAATTAAACCTGAAAATTAAGAAACTAAAGACTGGTAAGAGACCACACAGGTGCTTGGAGTGTGGTAAAATATTTAACCATAAAGGCCACCTGACCAGACACATGTCAGTTCACACCGGAGagaaagccttcagctgctctgtttgcagtaaaagctttaccctaAGAGGAAATCTAACcaaacacatgatgattcacacaggagagaaagccttcagctgctctgtttgcagtaaaagctttactcATAGACAAagtctgaccagacacatgttagttcatactggagagaaacccttcagctgctctgtttgcagtaaaggttttacccaaagaggaagtctgaccacacacatgttatttcatacaggagagaaacccttcagctgctctgtttgcagtaaaagctttacccgaaGAGgaagtctgaccacacacatgttagttcatacaggagagaaacccttcagctgctctgtttgcagtaaaagctttacccaaagagaacatctgaccacacacttgttagttcatacaggagagaaacctttTAGATGCTCTATTTGCAATAAAAACTTTACCCTAAGAGTAcatctgaccagacacatgttagttcatacaggagagaaacccttcagctgctctgtttgcagtaaaagctttacccaaagAGGAAGTCTAACcaaacacatgttagttcatacaggagagaaagctttcagctgctctgtttgcagtaaaagctttacccgaaGAGTAcatctgaccagacacatgttagttcatacaggagagaaagctttcagctgctctgtttgcagtaaaagctttacccgaaGAGTAcatctgaccagacacatgttagttcatacaggagagaaagctttcagctgctctgtttgcagtaaaagcttttcACTGAGACAACATCTGACGTatcacatgttagttcatacaggagagaaacccttcagctgctctgagtgtggtaaaaggtttGGTTCTAAGAGAtatctgaccagacacatgatgattcacacagatgaccttctgaagttgtttgcagtaaaagttttaccAAAAGAGGAaatctga
- the LOC132979421 gene encoding zinc finger protein 32-like yields the protein MAGFKDLKELFSRRLLAAVIRDITEERTTSGYEEELHRQRKLLDVILTPEIKLQRTDVQQLLVSKEELPPEQQEWSHILDQEDTKPQHIKEEHEELWISQEEEQLQGLEEADTTKFPFTPVSVKSEDDEEKPQSSQLHQRQTEQMETGVDGEDCGGAETERDSDPERRLQPETEVETEDSCEPETDDSDDWQETREDLSELNLKNKKLKTGKRPHRCSECSKRFNRKGNLTKHMLVHTAEKPFSCSVCSKSFTQRVNLTTHMLVHTGEKPFSCSVCSKSFTQRQSLMYHMLIHTGEKAFSCSVCSKSFTQRGNLTKHMMIHTGEKPFSCPVCSKSFTQRGSLTTHMLVHTGEKAFSCSVCSKSFTQRGHLTTHMLVHTGEKAFSCSVCSKSFNYRGNLTKHMMIHTGEKIFSCSV from the exons ATGGCCGGGTTTAAGGATCTTAAAGAGTTATTCAGTCGACGGCTGCTCGCTGCGGTTATCAGAGATAtaacagaagaaagaacaacaaGTGGATACGAAGAGGAGCTCCACCGACAAAGAAAACTGCTGGATGTGATTTTAACTCCTGAAATCAAGCTACAGAGAACAG atgtccagcagctgttggtgagtaaagaagagcttccacctgagcagcaggagtggagccacattctggaccaggaggacactaagccccaacacattaaagaagaacatgaggaactgtggatcagtcaggaggaagaacagcttcaaggactggaggaggctgataccaccaagttccccttcactcctgtttctgtgaagagtgaagatgatgaagagaaacctcagtcctcacagcttcatcagagacaaactgaacagatggaaacaggagttgatggagaggactgtggaggagcagaaacagagagagactcagatccagagagacgtttacaaccagagactgaggtcgagactgaagactcttgtgaacctgagactgatgacagtgatgattggcaagagacaagagaagatctgtcagaattaaacttgaaaaataagaaactaaagaCTGGTAAGAGACCACACAGGTGCTCGGAGtgcagtaaaagatttaaccgaAAAGGGAATCTGACaaaacacatgttagttcatacagcagagaaacccttcagctgctctgtttgcagtaaaagctttacccaaagagtaaatctgaccacacacatgttggttcacacaggagagaaacccttcagctgctctgtttgcagtaaaagctttacccaaagACAAAGTTTGATGTATCACATGTtaattcatacaggagagaaagccttcagctgctctgtttgcagtaaaagctttacccaaagAGGAAATCTAACcaaacacatgatgattcacacaggagagaaacccttcagctgccctgtttgcagtaaaagctttacccaaagaggaagtctgaccacacacatgttagttcatacaggagagaaagccttcagctgctctgtttgcagtaaaagttttaccCAAAGAGgacatctgaccacacacatgttagttcatacaggagagaaagccttcagctgctctgtttgcagtaaaagttttaaCTATAGAGGAAATCTAACcaaacacatgatgattcacactgGAGAAAAAATCTTTAGTTGCTCTGTGTGA